Part of the Segatella copri genome is shown below.
CACCACCAGTAGTCTCACCGCCAGTGTTCTTTCCGTCAGTGGTCTCGCCGCCTGTGGTCTTATCCTTCTTCTCTTCACCGTACTTGACGAGTTCGATGGAATCAGGAATCAGGTTGTAGAGACGAGTACCATTCTGCAACTTGGTGAAAGAAGGACGGAAGGCAGGAACGAGACTCTTGACGAGTTTAGCGTTCGCCTTACTCTCATCTTCTACAGCTTTGCCGGTAATGAAGCGGATGAAGAGCTTACCGAATCCAAGCAACTCGATGTCGTAACCCTTCTTCAGGTTCTCCTTCACGTAGTAAGCATAGCGGTCGAGTACCGCCTTTACGTCTGCAGGAGTAGCTGTAGACTCCACTGCGATTTGGTTAGCAACCTCCTCGGTGGTCAAGGTACCGTAACTGTAAGGTCTAACAGAAAAGAGAGTCTGACCCTTCTTCTCACCCATGTTAATGGTCTTCTTTGCAACTTTGTAGCTTTTACTCATAATTAAAACATTTAAAAGATTAATACTAAAGTTCAGTCATCGTCAGTTCAAAGAGATTAGCAATCCCGTTTGTTCTGATTGACGTTGCGAAGATACAACATTTCGGAGGCGAAAACAAATGCCTTCACTGACGTTCACCATCTGTTTACTGCTCATTCACGATACGTTCACTTTTTATAAAAATCATAGCAATGGAAGATAATAATAAGGCAAATATCGTCTTTAATATCTCTGGCGGTAACAACCAGATTCTGCCCAATGCTATCAAGGCTGAGCAAAACTTTTATGGCGACAAGTACATAGAGGAGATGATGAAGGCGAAGACCACAAGTCAAGAGCCTGTTCTCTCACCCGAAACAACCCGTCTCTCCTTATATATTAATAATGTGGAAGCATTAGCAGAATATGTAGCCAAGCTCTCCGCATGTACCAATGCCAAGGAATTGGCTCAGGTGGTGATGGATATGGTGAATGATACAGATGTAAAGGTTGACCAAGATATTATGGTGAAGCAGGAGTTCATCGAAGTCTTACAGCCCTTGGCACCACAGGTTACTACGGGCATCAGTAATATCCGCAAGTATATCAATGAAGCCTGGTATAAGTGGAAATGATCACTAATGAAGTAGCGTGAGGAAAAATACTGACAAAAGGCACTTTTACGCACTCCATAATTTCAGAATTTTCAATGAATCCAAATTCGTTTTGTAGAATTGAAAATATGTTGAGGCTTGGTAAGTTGTTGATAATCAGCAGTGTATAAAAATTGGAAAATATACTTGGTCTCTTGAAAATCTATAGTCGTACGACTATGACCCCTATAGTTGTACGACTATAACTCCAGAGTTGTACAACTATAGCATGTATAGTCGTACAACTGTAGCTTTACAGTCGTACAACTATAGGATTTTCAACTCGCAAAACTTGCGGATTATGGTCAATTGCTGCTGAAAATTGGCTTTTATTGATTCTAGATGGTTAATTTAGTATGGAGGATAAAAATTTGTACATGATACAGAAGGCACAGGAGTTCATGAATGAGAATCACTTTGCCGACGTCTCCCGAGTGCAATGTCTGCTACGCAAGATGATGTCCAAGGAGTATCATGGCCTCATCGATCAAATCAAGGAGTGTCAGGATCCCCATGCTATCTTCAATATTCATGGCGGAAACAATCTCATTGCGCCCACTGCCAGCCAGGCAGAGCAAAAATTGGTGGAGAAACCTGCTGACGAGTTAAAAAAAAATAAGGAATAATCAAGAAAGAAAACCGAGATAGAAAGTTTTATGGCAACAATGAGGATACCCTCTCCATGCACCCACTTTCAGCAATATAATTGCAAGCTGATCCCCATAACAGCCCAGCGGTCCCATCCCGCACAACCATGGCGAGGGCTTTGATGCCCCGCCAACCTTATAGCGTAGCGGTTCTGAGCACCGAGTAGGGCGGTTTCCTTCTTCTCGCCTGAGGAGAGAAGACCGAGATGAGAGGTGGAGCCTTCTTTAATGGTAAAGAAGGACGGGATGATTTTAGAAAAACAGCACCGAGTAGGGCGGTTACATCCCTAATCCCTATGGTAGGGATTTAGGGCTTGGGTATAGGTTAAGGACCCCCTCTTCGCAAGAGGGGGACAGGGGAGTCGAAAAATGTTATAGTGCTTAGCTGCTTATTACGAAGTATGCAATGCTGAAAGATTTCGCTTCACCATTCGATATCACCGTAGATCTCTACAAGTAATTGGTCAGAGTTGAAAAAACTCCCCCAAAATTTGGTGGTTTCACAGAAAACCCTTATCTTTGCTGCGAATTAAATATAGAAGTTATGGCACAGTTAACATTACAGATAGATAGTCCATCTTTGTTGGAGCAATTAAAGAATGTCCTCTCTCTTATGAGAGGCGTTAAAATAGTTTCAGACTCCCCAGTTTCAAGGAGTGCTGCTTTGGAAGATGTTCCAAACGCAGAAACTTTGGCAGCAATGAAAGAGGCTGAGAGTGGTCATGATGCGGGAGTAGTTCGAGTAGATAGCTTAGAAAGTTTCATGGCATCAATGGAGGAATAGGGTTTATGAAAGAAATTCGAAAGACCTCGCAGTTCAAGAAAGATTATAAGCGTTTTAAGAATGATAAAGAATTTGTAGAAACGCTTATGGGGATAGTTAAGCTTTTGGCAGAAGGCAATCAGATACCGGAAGAATATAATCCTCATTCTTTGAAAGGCAACTGGAAGAACTATATGGAATGCCATATAGAAAATGATACACTTTTGATTTGGTTTGATAAGAACAATAATGCAATAGAATTAGTTCGTTTAGGTTCGCATTCTGAATTATTTGGTAAAGGGCGTAAGCGCTGATCTCCATAACAGCCAAGAGGGGGACAGGGGAGTCGAAAAAAACTTACGTTATGACCATAGAAGAGAAAAAAGTAGATAAGGAAGCAGAATCAGTTTGGGCAAAATTTGCCTACACTGCCTCAGACGGCAAAACATATCAAGTTGATTATTATAATTTAGATGTTATAATATCTGTAGGTTATAGGGTAAAGTCCGTACAAGGTACAAAATTCCGTATTTGGGCTACATCTGTTTTACGCCAATATCTTCTCCAAGGTTATTCCGTGAATCGTCACTTGAGAGCCTTACAGGAGAATATGGACAAGCGTATGACCCATATTGAGGATACCCAGGCTAAGCAGCAACAGCAGCTTGATTTCTTTATTCGGACTTCGACCCCTCCTGCAGAGATGGTCTTCTTCGAAGGTGATTTCTATACAGCAAGAGTTGCTTTGGAGAACCTGGTTAGTTCAGCCAATCATCGAGTAATCATCATAGATGGCTATGTTTCATCGCTAACCCTTCCCCAACAATCATATAGACATCCGAAAATGGAAAAACGAGTCCCATGACCGCTGGCTTATCATAGATGACAGCCTCTATCATTGTGGTCATTCATTAAATGCCAATGGCGGTCATAAGATTTCCGCCATAACCCTGATGGGTACCTCTCCTGAGGTAATCCTCTCAAAAGTAGAATAAAAATAATATTCCTCATTCGAGCGACGACAAGTGCAGAGCGATACTGCAATGAGGAACAAAAATGGTGGTCTCAATCTGCAAGCTGTTCCTATGCACCCCCAATCAGCAAGCTATAGCAAATTATAACAAGTTTATAGCAAATTATAGCAAGTTATACCCAGGCGGTCCCATCCCGCACAATTTGGCGAGGGCTTTGATGCCCCGCCAACCTTATAGCGTAGCGGTTCCGAGCACCGGAGGGCGGTTACATCCCTAATCCCTATGGTAGGGATTTAGGGCTTGGGTATAGGGTAAGGACCCTCCCGCTGGGGAGGGACAGGTGGGGCATAAACAGTACCGAGTAGGGCGGTTACATCCTTCCTTTCTGAGAAGGGAAGGCTTGGTTAGGATGTATCAGGTGTATCTGTCATCATCACAAAGGTTGCAACCAAACGAAAGATGGAGAAGGCACTACGCAAATCTATCTCAATTCCATCAAAAGCTCAGAAGTAGATGATGCCAACGCCAAAATAGTGGCAGCCCTATAAGCCACAAAAAAGAATAAAAAGAGGGATTTTATAAAATGAACCAAAATGAACCATTTTTCCAGAATCTTTACATGAGAGACACAGAAAAACCGAAAACTTTCGTTCAATCAACGACTTAGGAAATTATGTACGAAAAGAATAGTAAAATAATGTTGATTTTCGTAGAATGATATTAATTTTTTAACACGCATAATTTGCTAGTTTCCAACAATTTTCGTATTTTTGCAAGGAGATTCTGTGTCTCTTAAATCGAGATTCAGATGAACGACATCAAAAAACGAACTTGATTCGTATGATGAAAGAGACAAATATACAATCACAGGTTACGTCCACTATTGCAGGGGACGACGGCGAAGCCATGGCAAAAAGTGAAGAAAACGCTAAGGAAATGGCTCCCAAAAAGCCTAATGAAGGGCTTATAAAACCTGATGATGCAGGATGGTACGTGGCTGTAGTGAGAGTGAATTGTGAAACGAGAATCGCTGATTCTATACGAATAAATCTCAATCGCAATCATGTTTGGTTTGATTACTGGATTCCTAAGGTAAAAGTAGTTTATATAGACAAGCGTTCCAATAAGCGAAGAGTGAAAGAAAAG
Proteins encoded:
- a CDS encoding HU family DNA-binding protein; translation: MSKSYKVAKKTINMGEKKGQTLFSVRPYSYGTLTTEEVANQIAVESTATPADVKAVLDRYAYYVKENLKKGYDIELLGFGKLFIRFITGKAVEDESKANAKLVKSLVPAFRPSFTKLQNGTRLYNLIPDSIELVKYGEEKKDKTTGGETTDGKNTGGETTGGETTGGGSGTEAGGTGSDNGDGLE
- a CDS encoding transcription-repair coupling factor, whose amino-acid sequence is MEDKNLYMIQKAQEFMNENHFADVSRVQCLLRKMMSKEYHGLIDQIKECQDPHAIFNIHGGNNLIAPTASQAEQKLVEKPADELKKNKE
- a CDS encoding type II toxin-antitoxin system YafQ family toxin, with translation MKEIRKTSQFKKDYKRFKNDKEFVETLMGIVKLLAEGNQIPEEYNPHSLKGNWKNYMECHIENDTLLIWFDKNNNAIELVRLGSHSELFGKGRKR
- the rhuM gene encoding RhuM family protein, giving the protein MTIEEKKVDKEAESVWAKFAYTASDGKTYQVDYYNLDVIISVGYRVKSVQGTKFRIWATSVLRQYLLQGYSVNRHLRALQENMDKRMTHIEDTQAKQQQQLDFFIRTSTPPAEMVFFEGDFYTARVALENLVSSANHRVIIIDGYVSSLTLPQQSYRHPKMEKRVP